From a region of the Pseudanabaena sp. ABRG5-3 genome:
- a CDS encoding ribonuclease catalytic domain-containing protein: MEKGTLVEVKLHGDRRLVVIDRPEGKKHFQAIDENGNTHTIHPREINYIIKASGENASFTYSKIPSFLKQVENFLDPSSLEVAWEILIEDNQPTNPNDLANLLFSEISAVTSYASYCLLSSDKIYFKQKGDLYEPRSNSQVSELKHQAEAAAQRAKLIEEFQNKLTTKLAGGEVEWTTSDRSRLDCLERYALNGDEASDKAAAQELLSFAKRPKNEQAAFQMLVDLGIWSEHENLNLLRSQIPIRFANELIAAAQECFTAPIPDYMGDLRRDLTHLHVYTIDDISTTEIDDGLSIETLADGRKRIWIHIADPTRWLDPDSPLDRDARKRGTSIYLPTGVIPMFPIELAAGPMSLIENKVCHAVSFAVDLDEVGAISHYEIVTSLVKPNYRLTYEDVEEMLQLGVEDDLDRLADFARLRKKWRVDQGAIEIHLPDTSVKVDSKNGDRLTLELMEDTFSRQLVAEMMILAGEVAAKFAQTNNIPIPYRYQEQPELPPLDTLMQLPSGPVREFAICRCMTKGSLGLYASRHAGLGLDAYAQVTSPIRRYSDLLAHWQIKAFLRGEPLPFTAEMLTAILQAIDPAIWDANQVERQSVKYWSLEYLRRNKDVVWEALMLDWLRENEKLALVLIEDLGLKLPMRINRQIQVGDNLQIRTSDVDPRKDIIYFQEVQQSTSPLEMEMERNSDRLESEYATL, translated from the coding sequence TTGGAAAAAGGTACACTAGTCGAAGTGAAATTGCATGGCGATCGCCGCCTTGTCGTGATTGATCGTCCTGAAGGCAAAAAGCACTTTCAAGCGATCGATGAAAATGGCAATACCCACACCATCCACCCCCGCGAGATTAATTACATTATTAAAGCTAGTGGTGAGAATGCTAGCTTTACCTATTCAAAAATCCCCTCATTTTTAAAACAAGTCGAAAATTTTCTCGATCCTTCTAGCCTTGAAGTTGCTTGGGAAATTTTGATTGAAGACAATCAACCCACTAACCCTAACGATCTTGCCAATCTCCTATTTTCAGAAATTTCTGCCGTTACGTCCTACGCTTCCTATTGCCTATTAAGTAGTGACAAAATTTATTTCAAGCAAAAGGGCGATCTCTACGAACCCCGCTCAAATTCTCAAGTCTCAGAGCTAAAACATCAAGCGGAAGCCGCCGCCCAACGCGCTAAATTGATTGAGGAGTTTCAGAATAAACTAACGACGAAGCTAGCGGGTGGTGAGGTCGAATGGACAACTAGCGATCGCAGTCGCTTAGATTGTCTAGAACGTTACGCCCTTAATGGTGATGAAGCTTCAGATAAAGCCGCCGCCCAAGAGCTTTTAAGCTTTGCTAAACGTCCTAAAAATGAGCAAGCTGCATTTCAAATGTTGGTTGACCTTGGCATTTGGAGCGAACATGAAAATCTAAATTTACTGCGTAGTCAGATTCCGATTCGCTTTGCTAATGAATTGATTGCCGCCGCACAGGAATGTTTCACTGCGCCAATTCCTGACTATATGGGAGACCTGCGGCGCGATCTCACCCATCTGCATGTCTATACGATTGACGATATCAGCACTACCGAAATTGATGATGGTCTGAGTATCGAGACCTTAGCTGATGGTCGCAAGCGTATTTGGATTCATATTGCTGATCCCACACGCTGGCTTGATCCCGATAGTCCCTTAGATCGAGATGCGCGTAAGCGTGGCACAAGTATCTATTTGCCCACAGGCGTGATCCCGATGTTCCCCATCGAACTAGCAGCAGGTCCCATGAGCTTGATCGAGAATAAGGTCTGTCATGCGGTTTCTTTTGCGGTCGATCTGGACGAGGTGGGTGCAATTAGCCATTACGAAATTGTGACAAGTTTGGTGAAGCCAAACTATCGCCTCACCTATGAAGATGTCGAAGAAATGCTACAACTCGGTGTAGAAGATGATCTCGATCGCCTTGCTGACTTTGCCCGTCTTCGCAAAAAGTGGCGCGTCGATCAGGGGGCGATCGAAATTCATTTACCTGATACCAGCGTCAAGGTTGACTCGAAAAATGGTGATCGCCTGACCTTAGAACTAATGGAGGACACATTCTCGCGCCAACTAGTCGCCGAGATGATGATCCTTGCTGGCGAGGTCGCCGCCAAATTTGCCCAAACCAATAACATCCCCATCCCCTATCGCTACCAAGAACAGCCCGAATTACCGCCCCTCGATACCTTAATGCAGTTGCCTTCAGGTCCCGTTCGCGAATTTGCGATCTGTCGCTGTATGACCAAAGGCTCACTAGGTCTCTATGCTTCACGCCATGCAGGTTTAGGACTTGATGCTTACGCACAGGTGACATCACCCATTCGCCGCTATAGCGATTTGCTAGCCCATTGGCAGATCAAGGCTTTCTTGCGGGGTGAGCCTTTGCCCTTTACGGCGGAAATGCTGACGGCAATTTTACAGGCGATCGATCCTGCGATTTGGGATGCCAATCAGGTCGAGCGACAATCGGTCAAATATTGGAGCTTAGAATATCTGCGTCGCAATAAGGATGTGGTGTGGGAAGCGCTGATGCTGGATTGGTTGCGCGAAAATGAAAAGCTAGCTTTAGTCTTGATCGAAGATTTGGGCTTGAAGTTACCGATGCGAATCAATCGCCAAATCCAAGTGGGTGACAATCTCCAAATCAGAACCTCCGATGTCGATCCCCGCAAGGACATTATTTATTTCCAAGAAGTGCAGCAGTCCACATCTCCCCTAGAAATGGAGATGGAAAGAAATAGCGATCGGCTTGAATCGGAGTATGCAACCCTTTGA